A single Rubrivivax gelatinosus IL144 DNA region contains:
- a CDS encoding S53 family peptidase: MTAIAAAALAGCGGGDEPAADQASASDAAASAPAAASAAEVGTTAHVRPMFHTLPVLPPEPARAGSASGEVGAMAAAGPQHIVLDAIDARIDTKRLRPDQFEARRTAARAAAAGSVRPADTTVATIYGPDEIRQAYRLPNLASADAAAQGAGQTIYIVVAGQHPAALAELNAFASRFGLPGCSDGSSLASNTRLPLATASASSGCSLVVANVDSSGQLSDQAPTHDSDWGLETALDLQWAHAMAPKARLVLIQSPTELVVDMLQAVELANRMGPGIVSMSWGAEEESWAKSLQSSFRTSNMQYVAAAGDDGTQSLWPAVTPEVLAVGGTTLSYDGVNPRQENVWSQSGGGPSRYFFSPIYQFRVKIDGWMTTYRVTSDVSFNADPFSGHYVYHDGQWVVLGGTSAGTPQWAGILAVANAQRQQRGLKSELQTHDQLYKLIGSRSFNDITSGANGSCGGCIATVGYDHPTGIGTPNVDTLLEQLAPITPPTPANRAPVFGSLKASGRVKSALSFTVQVSDPDGDAVTLSLVGNLPKGMSYDAGTRTFNWPKPASGSYSVGLKASDGKGASNTATLSFAIGPANRKPTLAAGSWSAVAGQPFQVTVAGSDPDGDALSYELTQAPSGMTVSAAGVVSWPSPTAGKFSVVVKANDGYGATVSKKMSLKVVAPPVAPVVDAASSSAVAGKKWSFKVSARDANGDKLRYAVSGAPAGLTIDGKGKLAWSKPVAGVYTFTVTVSDPGGLTGSAQLTLTVS, from the coding sequence GTGACCGCCATCGCCGCCGCCGCACTGGCGGGTTGCGGCGGGGGCGATGAACCCGCGGCCGACCAGGCCAGCGCCTCGGACGCCGCGGCCAGCGCCCCGGCCGCCGCGTCGGCGGCCGAGGTCGGCACCACGGCCCATGTGCGGCCGATGTTCCACACCTTGCCGGTGCTGCCGCCGGAGCCTGCGCGCGCCGGCTCGGCGTCCGGCGAAGTCGGGGCGATGGCTGCGGCCGGCCCGCAGCACATCGTGCTCGACGCGATCGACGCGCGCATCGACACCAAGCGGCTGAGGCCCGACCAGTTCGAGGCCCGCCGCACCGCGGCGCGCGCCGCCGCCGCGGGCAGCGTGCGTCCGGCGGACACCACGGTCGCGACCATCTACGGCCCCGACGAGATCCGCCAGGCCTACCGCCTGCCCAACCTCGCTTCGGCCGACGCCGCCGCGCAGGGCGCCGGGCAGACGATCTACATCGTCGTCGCCGGCCAGCACCCGGCGGCACTCGCCGAACTCAATGCCTTCGCCAGCCGCTTCGGCCTGCCGGGCTGCAGCGACGGCTCCAGCCTCGCGTCGAACACGCGGCTGCCGCTGGCCACCGCGTCGGCCTCGAGCGGCTGTTCGCTGGTCGTCGCCAACGTCGACAGCTCGGGCCAGCTCTCGGACCAGGCGCCGACGCACGACAGCGACTGGGGCCTGGAGACGGCGCTGGACCTGCAGTGGGCCCATGCGATGGCGCCCAAGGCCCGCCTGGTGCTGATCCAGTCGCCGACCGAGCTGGTGGTCGACATGCTGCAGGCCGTCGAACTGGCCAACCGCATGGGCCCCGGCATCGTCAGCATGAGCTGGGGCGCCGAGGAGGAAAGCTGGGCCAAGTCGCTGCAGTCGAGCTTCCGCACCAGCAACATGCAGTACGTCGCGGCTGCCGGCGACGACGGCACGCAGAGCCTGTGGCCGGCGGTGACGCCCGAGGTGCTGGCCGTCGGCGGCACGACGCTGAGCTACGACGGCGTCAACCCGCGCCAGGAGAACGTCTGGTCGCAAAGCGGCGGCGGCCCCAGCCGCTACTTCTTCAGCCCTATCTACCAGTTCCGCGTGAAGATCGACGGCTGGATGACCACCTATCGCGTCACGTCCGACGTGTCGTTCAACGCCGATCCGTTCAGCGGCCACTACGTCTACCACGACGGCCAGTGGGTGGTGCTGGGCGGCACCAGCGCCGGCACCCCGCAGTGGGCGGGCATCCTCGCGGTGGCCAATGCCCAGCGCCAGCAGCGCGGCCTGAAATCGGAGCTGCAGACCCACGACCAGCTGTACAAGCTGATCGGCAGCCGTTCGTTCAACGACATCACGTCGGGGGCCAACGGCAGCTGTGGCGGTTGCATCGCCACCGTCGGCTACGACCATCCGACCGGCATCGGCACGCCCAACGTCGACACGCTGCTCGAGCAGCTCGCGCCGATCACCCCGCCGACCCCGGCCAACCGGGCGCCGGTCTTCGGCAGCCTCAAGGCCTCGGGGCGCGTCAAGTCGGCGCTGTCGTTCACGGTGCAGGTGTCCGACCCCGACGGCGACGCCGTCACGCTGAGCCTGGTCGGCAACCTGCCCAAGGGCATGAGCTACGACGCCGGCACGCGCACCTTCAACTGGCCCAAGCCGGCGAGCGGCAGCTACTCGGTGGGGCTGAAGGCTTCCGACGGCAAGGGCGCGAGCAACACCGCCACGCTGAGCTTCGCCATCGGCCCGGCCAACCGCAAGCCGACGCTGGCCGCCGGTTCGTGGTCGGCGGTGGCCGGACAGCCGTTCCAGGTGACGGTCGCCGGCAGCGACCCGGACGGCGATGCGCTGAGCTACGAGCTGACCCAGGCGCCGTCCGGCATGACCGTGTCCGCGGCGGGCGTCGTCAGCTGGCCGAGCCCGACGGCCGGCAAGTTCTCGGTCGTCGTCAAGGCCAACGACGGCTACGGCGCCACGGTGTCGAAGAAGATGAGCCTGAAGGTCGTCGCGCCGCCGGTGGCCCCGGTCGTCGACGCGGCTTCGAGCTCGGCCGTGGCCGGCAAGAAGTGGTCGTTCAAGGTCTCGGCCCGCGATGCCAACGGCGACAAGCTGCGCTACGCGGTCTCGGGGGCGCCGGCCGGGCTCACGATCGACGGCAAGGGCAAGCTCGCCTGGAGCAAGCCCGTGGCCGGCGTCTACACCTTCACCGTCACCGTCAGCGATCCCGGCGGCCTGACGGGGTCGGCGCAGCTGACGCTGACCGTGTCCTGA
- a CDS encoding aspartate kinase, producing MGLIVHKYGGTSMGSTERIRNVAKRVAKWARAGHQMIVVPSAMSGETNRLLGLAKELQPATMTPEALRELDAIAATGEQVSVGLLALALQAEGLAAVSYSGWQVPVHTDTAYTKARISSIEDQRVRADLAAGKVVIITGFQGIDDLGNVTTLGRGGSDTSAVAVAAALKADECLIYTDVDGVYTTDPRIVPEARRLATISFEEMLEMASLGSKVLQIRSVEFAGKYRVPLRVLSSFTPWDIDIAEESRSGTLITFEEDEKMEQAVVSGIAFTRDEAKITVMGVPDKPGIAYQILGPVADANIDIDVIIQNVSHDGKTDFSFTVNRGDYPRAMDLLKNQVAPATGAEQVIGDPKICKVSIVGIGMRSHVGVASSMFRALSEEGINIMMISTSEIKTSVVIAEKYMELAVRALHKAFDLDQPAEGA from the coding sequence ATGGGACTGATCGTTCACAAATACGGCGGCACGTCGATGGGCTCGACCGAGCGCATCCGCAACGTCGCCAAGCGCGTGGCCAAGTGGGCCCGTGCCGGCCATCAGATGATCGTCGTGCCGTCCGCGATGAGCGGCGAGACGAACCGTTTGCTGGGCCTGGCCAAGGAACTGCAACCGGCCACGATGACGCCCGAGGCGCTGCGTGAGCTCGACGCCATCGCCGCCACCGGCGAACAGGTCTCGGTCGGCCTGCTGGCGCTGGCGCTGCAGGCCGAGGGCCTGGCGGCGGTCAGCTACTCGGGCTGGCAGGTGCCGGTGCACACCGACACCGCCTACACCAAGGCGCGCATCAGCAGCATCGAGGACCAGCGCGTGCGCGCCGACCTCGCCGCCGGCAAGGTCGTCATCATCACCGGCTTCCAGGGCATCGACGACCTGGGCAACGTGACGACGCTGGGCCGCGGCGGCAGCGACACCTCGGCGGTGGCCGTGGCGGCGGCGCTGAAGGCCGACGAGTGCCTGATCTACACCGACGTCGACGGCGTCTACACCACCGACCCGCGCATCGTGCCCGAGGCGCGCCGCCTGGCGACCATCAGCTTCGAGGAAATGCTCGAGATGGCCAGCCTCGGCTCCAAGGTGCTGCAGATCCGCTCGGTCGAGTTCGCCGGCAAGTACCGCGTGCCGCTGCGCGTGCTGTCCAGCTTCACGCCCTGGGACATCGACATCGCCGAAGAATCCCGCTCGGGAACGCTGATCACTTTCGAGGAAGACGAGAAGATGGAACAAGCCGTCGTGTCCGGCATCGCGTTCACCCGCGACGAAGCCAAGATCACCGTGATGGGCGTGCCCGACAAGCCCGGCATCGCCTACCAGATCCTCGGCCCGGTGGCCGACGCCAACATCGACATCGACGTCATCATCCAGAACGTCTCGCACGACGGGAAGACCGACTTCTCGTTCACCGTCAACCGCGGCGACTACCCGCGGGCGATGGACCTGCTGAAGAACCAGGTCGCTCCGGCCACCGGCGCCGAGCAGGTGATCGGCGACCCGAAGATCTGCAAGGTGTCGATCGTCGGCATCGGCATGCGCAGCCACGTCGGCGTCGCCAGCTCGATGTTCCGCGCCCTGTCCGAAGAGGGCATCAACATCATGATGATCAGCACCAGCGAGATCAAGACGAGCGTCGTGATCGCCGAGAAGTACATGGAGCTGGCGGTGCGCGCGCTGCACAAAGCCTTCGATCTCGACCAGCCTGCAGAGGGTGCTTAA
- the tilS gene encoding tRNA lysidine(34) synthetase TilS gives MPAAVAVAASGGRDSTALLHATARAARDLGLEVHALHVHHGLVASADIWLAQLRAQCARWARAGLPIHFHATRLEGAPARGESVEAWARRERYAALAGMAKAAGCDVVLLAQHRRDQAETLLLQALRGGGAEALAAMPRRAERDGLVWARPWLERPREDIEAYLRRHRLRWVDDESNDDEAFARNRLRRQVWPALLAAFPDAEQQLAASARRAAEAATALQSLAEAGLAALADDGVLDVAGWSQLPRPQQAPVLRRWLQTVIAQPVPESLVRRLADELPTVGHARWPAPGGELRLHDARLSYAVPQAAATLAPEPLALDLSSPGVVELPAWGGALEVQAVGEGGVSPSWLRAAELRPRRGGESFQVAPRATPRALKKQYQARRVAAWDRAGPLVFSGEQLVFVPGLGIDARCRAAAGEAQLALAWRPA, from the coding sequence TTGCCCGCCGCGGTGGCGGTGGCCGCCAGCGGCGGCCGCGACTCCACCGCGCTGCTGCACGCCACGGCCCGCGCCGCGCGGGATCTCGGCCTCGAGGTGCATGCGCTGCACGTGCACCACGGCCTCGTGGCCTCCGCCGACATCTGGCTCGCCCAGCTTCGTGCGCAGTGCGCGCGCTGGGCGCGTGCCGGCCTGCCGATCCACTTCCACGCGACGCGCCTCGAGGGCGCCCCGGCCCGCGGCGAGAGCGTCGAGGCCTGGGCGCGGCGCGAGCGTTATGCCGCGCTGGCTGGGATGGCCAAGGCCGCCGGCTGCGATGTCGTGCTGCTGGCCCAGCACCGCCGCGACCAGGCCGAGACGCTGCTGCTGCAGGCGCTGCGCGGCGGCGGTGCCGAGGCGCTGGCGGCCATGCCGCGCCGCGCCGAGCGCGACGGCCTGGTCTGGGCGCGGCCCTGGCTGGAGCGTCCGCGCGAAGACATCGAGGCCTATCTGCGCCGCCACCGGCTGCGCTGGGTCGACGACGAGAGCAATGACGACGAGGCCTTCGCGCGCAACCGTCTGCGCCGCCAGGTCTGGCCGGCGCTGCTGGCGGCCTTCCCGGACGCCGAGCAGCAGCTCGCCGCGTCGGCCCGCCGCGCCGCTGAAGCGGCGACGGCGCTGCAATCGCTGGCCGAGGCCGGACTCGCGGCGCTGGCCGACGACGGCGTGCTCGACGTCGCCGGCTGGTCGCAGCTGCCGCGGCCGCAGCAGGCGCCGGTGCTGCGCCGCTGGCTTCAGACCGTCATCGCCCAGCCGGTGCCCGAGTCGCTGGTGCGGCGGCTGGCCGACGAACTGCCCACGGTTGGCCACGCCCGCTGGCCGGCGCCGGGCGGCGAACTGCGGCTGCACGACGCGCGGCTGAGTTATGCGGTGCCGCAGGCGGCGGCCACGCTGGCGCCCGAGCCCCTGGCGCTGGACCTGTCGTCCCCGGGCGTCGTCGAGCTGCCGGCCTGGGGCGGGGCGCTCGAAGTACAGGCCGTCGGCGAAGGCGGCGTCTCGCCGTCCTGGCTGCGCGCCGCCGAGCTGCGCCCCCGCCGCGGCGGCGAGTCTTTTCAGGTCGCGCCGCGTGCCACGCCGCGTGCGCTGAAGAAGCAGTACCAGGCCCGGCGCGTCGCCGCCTGGGACCGGGCCGGGCCGTTGGTCTTCAGCGGCGAGCAACTCGTCTTCGTGCCCGGCCTGGGCATCGACGCACGCTGCCGCGCTGCGGCCGGCGAGGCACAGCTGGCGCTGGCCTGGCGCCCGGCCTGA
- a CDS encoding acetyl-CoA carboxylase carboxyltransferase subunit alpha has protein sequence MSKRHFLEFEQPIAELESKIDELRFVQNESAVDISEEIDRLAGKSVQLTKEIYSSLSPWQVTQIARHPQRPYTLDYVSEIFTDFQELHGDRHYADDQSIVGGMARFNGNACMVIGHQKGRDTKERTARNFGMSRPEGYRKALRLMQLAEKFGLPVFTFVDTPGAYPGIGAEERNQSEAIGRNIFEMARLEVPIITTIIGEGGSGGALAISVADQVLMLQYSVYSVISPEGCASILWKTAERASDAAEALGITAHRLKALGLVDKIVNEPVGGAHRDPKWMAAQLKRGLNDALRQVVDLKTKELLDRRYERLQSYGRFSDTKER, from the coding sequence ATGAGCAAACGCCACTTCCTCGAGTTCGAACAGCCGATCGCCGAGCTGGAATCCAAGATCGACGAACTGCGCTTCGTGCAGAACGAGTCGGCGGTCGACATCTCGGAAGAGATCGACCGGCTGGCGGGCAAGAGCGTGCAGCTCACGAAGGAGATCTACTCCAGCCTGTCGCCGTGGCAGGTCACGCAGATCGCGCGCCATCCGCAGCGGCCGTACACGCTGGACTACGTCTCGGAGATCTTCACCGACTTCCAGGAACTGCACGGTGACCGCCACTACGCCGACGACCAGTCGATCGTCGGCGGCATGGCACGCTTCAACGGCAACGCCTGCATGGTCATCGGCCACCAGAAGGGCCGCGACACCAAGGAGCGCACCGCGCGCAACTTCGGCATGTCGCGCCCCGAGGGCTACCGCAAGGCGCTGCGCCTGATGCAGCTGGCCGAGAAGTTCGGCCTGCCGGTCTTCACCTTCGTCGACACGCCGGGCGCCTACCCGGGCATCGGCGCCGAGGAGCGCAACCAGTCCGAGGCCATCGGCCGCAACATCTTCGAGATGGCGCGCCTGGAAGTGCCGATCATCACGACGATCATCGGCGAAGGCGGCTCGGGCGGCGCGCTGGCGATCAGCGTCGCCGACCAGGTGCTGATGCTGCAGTACTCGGTGTACTCGGTGATCTCGCCCGAAGGCTGCGCTTCCATCCTCTGGAAGACCGCCGAACGCGCTTCCGACGCCGCCGAGGCGCTGGGCATCACCGCCCACCGCCTGAAGGCGCTGGGCCTGGTCGACAAGATCGTCAACGAGCCGGTCGGCGGCGCGCACCGCGATCCCAAGTGGATGGCGGCGCAGCTCAAGCGCGGCCTCAACGACGCGCTGCGCCAGGTCGTCGACCTGAAGACCAAGGAACTGCTGGACCGCCGCTACGAGCGCCTGCAGTCCTACGGCCGCTTCAGCGACACCAAGGAGCGCTGA
- a CDS encoding DNA-3-methyladenine glycosylase family protein, giving the protein MSPRDQVLAVTPAYWDDACRHLSRRDRVMKKLIPRFGEARLESRGDAFTTLARSIVGQQISVKAAQSVWNKFSALVEGPATHLAPQAVNALDPLTMRAAGLSARKTEYLLDLARHFVDGTVHVADWQQMDDEAIIAELVAIRGIGRWTAEMFLIFHLMRPNVLPLDDLGLLKGISLNYFSGEPVSRAEAREVGEAWAPYRSVATWYIWRSLDPLPVSY; this is encoded by the coding sequence ATGTCCCCTCGTGACCAGGTCCTCGCCGTGACGCCGGCCTATTGGGACGACGCCTGCCGCCACCTGTCGCGCCGCGACCGGGTGATGAAGAAGCTGATCCCGCGTTTCGGCGAGGCCCGGCTGGAAAGCCGCGGCGACGCCTTCACGACGCTGGCGCGTTCGATCGTCGGCCAGCAGATCTCGGTGAAGGCCGCGCAGTCGGTGTGGAACAAGTTCTCCGCGCTGGTCGAAGGCCCGGCGACGCACCTCGCGCCGCAGGCCGTCAACGCGCTGGACCCGCTGACGATGCGCGCCGCAGGGCTGTCGGCGCGCAAGACCGAATACCTGCTCGACCTGGCGCGCCATTTCGTCGACGGCACGGTGCACGTCGCCGACTGGCAGCAGATGGACGACGAGGCGATCATCGCCGAGCTCGTTGCGATCCGCGGCATCGGCCGCTGGACCGCCGAGATGTTCCTGATCTTCCACCTGATGCGACCGAACGTCCTGCCGCTGGACGACCTCGGCCTGCTGAAGGGCATCAGCCTCAACTACTTCAGCGGCGAGCCGGTGTCGCGTGCCGAGGCGCGCGAGGTCGGCGAGGCGTGGGCACCGTACCGCTCGGTGGCCACTTGGTATATTTGGCGGAGCCTGGATCCGCTTCCCGTGAGTTATTAG
- the cysS gene encoding cysteine--tRNA ligase: MTLRLHNTLTRRLETFVPLEPGHVRMYVCGITVYDLCHMGHARMNLAFDVVYRWLKASGYDVTYVRNITDIDDKIIRRALERGLSIRALTDQMIDAMHRDFAALGLALPTHEPRATDYVPQMLDIIGRLERNHLAYRADDGDVNFAVRRFPGYGKLSGKSLDELRAGERVEVAGGKDDPLDFVLWKSAKPEEPADAKWDSPFGAGRPGWHIECSAMSCALLGERFDLHGGGMDLQFPHHENEIAQSEGAFGHPVVNYWLHNGFLNVDNEKMSKSLGNFFTIADVLKKFDGETVRFFMLRTHYRSPFNFADSLLDEARAALRRLYTALDGSDAVAGDIDWAEPRAAAFKAAMDDDFNTPGALAVLFELANELNRSRDAATARLLVSLGAVLGILQQAPRAFLQGGAGVDDAEIQRQIEARAAAKRERRFADADRIRDELAAQGVVLKDTPQGTTWVKA; encoded by the coding sequence ATGACGCTCCGCCTCCACAACACCTTGACGCGCCGCCTCGAGACCTTCGTTCCCCTCGAGCCCGGCCACGTGCGCATGTACGTGTGCGGCATCACGGTGTACGACTTGTGCCACATGGGGCACGCGCGGATGAACCTGGCGTTCGACGTCGTCTACCGTTGGCTGAAGGCCAGCGGCTATGACGTCACCTACGTCCGCAACATCACCGACATCGACGACAAGATCATCCGCCGCGCGCTCGAACGCGGCCTGTCCATCCGCGCGCTCACCGACCAGATGATCGACGCGATGCACCGCGACTTCGCCGCGCTGGGCCTGGCCTTGCCGACCCACGAGCCGCGTGCCACCGACTACGTGCCGCAGATGCTGGACATCATCGGCCGTCTGGAGCGCAACCACCTGGCCTACCGCGCCGACGACGGCGACGTGAACTTCGCCGTGCGGCGTTTCCCCGGCTACGGCAAGCTCTCCGGCAAGTCGCTGGACGAACTGCGCGCCGGCGAACGGGTCGAGGTCGCCGGCGGCAAGGACGACCCGCTGGACTTCGTGCTCTGGAAGTCGGCCAAGCCCGAGGAGCCGGCCGACGCCAAGTGGGACAGCCCCTTCGGCGCCGGGCGCCCGGGCTGGCACATCGAGTGCTCGGCGATGAGCTGCGCGCTGCTGGGCGAACGCTTCGACCTGCACGGCGGCGGCATGGACCTGCAGTTCCCGCACCACGAGAACGAGATCGCGCAGAGCGAAGGCGCCTTCGGTCATCCGGTCGTCAACTACTGGCTGCACAACGGCTTCCTCAACGTCGACAACGAGAAGATGTCCAAGAGCCTGGGCAACTTCTTCACCATCGCCGACGTGCTGAAGAAGTTCGACGGCGAGACGGTGCGCTTCTTCATGCTGCGCACGCACTACCGCAGCCCGTTCAACTTCGCCGACTCGCTGCTCGACGAGGCGCGTGCCGCGCTGCGCCGGCTCTATACCGCGCTCGACGGCTCGGACGCCGTGGCCGGCGACATCGACTGGGCCGAGCCGCGTGCCGCCGCGTTCAAGGCGGCGATGGACGACGACTTCAACACGCCGGGTGCGCTGGCCGTGCTGTTCGAGCTGGCCAACGAGCTCAACCGCAGCCGCGACGCGGCGACGGCCCGGCTGCTGGTGTCGCTGGGCGCCGTGCTCGGCATCCTGCAGCAGGCGCCGCGCGCCTTCCTGCAGGGCGGTGCCGGCGTCGACGACGCCGAGATCCAGCGCCAGATCGAAGCGCGTGCCGCTGCCAAGCGCGAGCGCCGTTTCGCCGACGCCGACCGCATCCGCGACGAGCTGGCCGCGCAAGGCGTGGTGCTGAAGGACACGCCGCAGGGCACCACCTGGGTGAAGGCCTGA
- a CDS encoding tetratricopeptide repeat protein, producing MLRLLIAALALCAATLAHADDAADAQRLLQGGHPDAALARAEASLAQRPNDATLRFTRAVALMDLGRDAEALDAFQRMTQDYPELPEPYNNLGLLYARGGQLEEARVALETALRNDPSHRVARRNLGDVLLRLALQAWEAADAAQPGDPELQRRIRVGRELATSPR from the coding sequence ATGCTCCGTCTCCTGATCGCCGCGCTCGCGCTCTGCGCCGCCACCCTCGCGCACGCCGACGACGCCGCCGACGCGCAACGGCTGCTGCAAGGCGGCCATCCCGACGCCGCGCTGGCGCGCGCCGAGGCCTCGCTCGCGCAGCGCCCGAACGATGCCACGCTGCGCTTCACGCGCGCCGTCGCCCTGATGGACCTGGGCCGCGACGCCGAGGCACTCGACGCCTTCCAGCGCATGACGCAGGACTACCCGGAACTGCCCGAGCCCTACAACAACCTGGGCCTGCTGTACGCCCGCGGCGGCCAGCTGGAAGAAGCGCGCGTGGCGCTGGAGACGGCGCTGCGCAACGACCCCTCGCACCGTGTCGCGCGCCGCAACCTCGGCGACGTGCTGCTGCGCCTGGCGCTGCAGGCCTGGGAAGCGGCCGACGCCGCGCAGCCCGGCGACCCCGAGCTGCAGCGCCGCATCCGCGTCGGCCGCGAGCTGGCGACGAGCCCCCGCTGA
- a CDS encoding peptidylprolyl isomerase: protein MLRHAKLLAFAAAAALAALPAFAQTVRLNTSAGDIVVELDAAKAPKSVENFVQYVKAGHYDGTIFHRVIPGFMVQGGGMKPDMSEKPTRKPIPLESRNGLSNTRGTLAMARTMVPDSATSQFFINVADNTFLDQPNARDGNGYAVFGRVTAGMDVVDKIVATPTTSSGPHQNVPATPVIIRKATLEK, encoded by the coding sequence ATGCTCCGTCACGCCAAGCTGCTCGCCTTCGCCGCCGCCGCGGCCCTGGCCGCCCTGCCCGCCTTCGCGCAGACCGTGCGCCTGAACACCAGCGCCGGCGACATCGTCGTCGAGCTCGACGCGGCCAAGGCGCCGAAGTCGGTCGAGAACTTCGTCCAGTACGTCAAGGCCGGCCACTACGACGGCACGATCTTCCACCGCGTGATCCCCGGCTTCATGGTCCAGGGCGGCGGCATGAAGCCCGACATGAGCGAGAAGCCGACGCGCAAGCCGATCCCGCTGGAAAGCCGCAACGGCCTGTCCAACACGCGCGGCACGCTGGCGATGGCGCGCACGATGGTGCCCGACTCGGCGACCTCGCAGTTCTTCATCAACGTCGCGGACAACACCTTCCTCGACCAGCCCAACGCACGCGACGGCAACGGCTACGCCGTCTTCGGCCGCGTGACCGCGGGCATGGACGTCGTCGACAAGATCGTCGCGACGCCCACCACATCGTCGGGCCCGCACCAGAACGTGCCGGCCACGCCGGTGATCATCCGCAAGGCCACCCTGGAGAAATGA
- a CDS encoding peptidylprolyl isomerase, translating into MSKQVQFETTAGTIVIELDAERAPVTVANFLDYVKKGHYDGTIFHRVIKGFMIQGGGFEPGMKQKPTGEGIENEAKNGLRNQRYTLAMARTSDPHSASAQFFINTSDNGFLDNDRAQDGWGYAVFGKVVSGTEVVDLIERARTGRNGGHNDVPLEDVRIDRATEVV; encoded by the coding sequence ATGAGCAAACAAGTGCAGTTCGAGACCACCGCCGGCACGATCGTCATCGAGCTCGACGCCGAACGCGCCCCGGTGACGGTGGCCAACTTCCTCGACTACGTGAAGAAGGGCCACTACGACGGCACGATCTTCCACCGCGTCATCAAGGGCTTCATGATCCAGGGCGGCGGCTTCGAGCCGGGCATGAAGCAGAAGCCCACCGGCGAAGGCATCGAGAACGAAGCCAAGAACGGCCTGCGCAACCAGCGCTACACGCTGGCGATGGCCCGCACCTCCGACCCGCACTCGGCCAGCGCCCAGTTCTTCATCAACACCAGCGACAACGGCTTCCTCGACAACGACCGCGCCCAGGACGGCTGGGGCTACGCCGTCTTCGGCAAGGTGGTGTCGGGCACCGAGGTCGTCGACCTGATCGAGCGCGCGCGCACCGGCCGCAACGGGGGCCACAACGACGTGCCGCTGGAAGACGTGCGCATCGACCGCGCGACCGAGGTCGTTTGA
- a CDS encoding UDP-2,3-diacylglucosamine diphosphatase has protein sequence MPAGSASGVAALPAFFEFEAPREWRTIDFISDIHLAPSLPRTAAAWREHLLHTRADAVFMLGDLFEAWVGDDMRSRPFEAECAEVLAEAASCRSLAFMAGNRDFLVGARLLRETGVMGLADPTVLDAWGRRVLLTHGDALCLDDRDYLAFRATVRDEAWQREFLARPLDERLLIAADIRRRSEARQDDAARYADVDTAAAVAWMHAVGTAELVHGHTHRPGSETLAPGYRRHVLTDWDLDDPRAPRAEVLRLTRDGFQRVPPATADGA, from the coding sequence ATGCCGGCCGGCAGCGCCTCAGGCGTGGCGGCGCTGCCCGCGTTCTTCGAGTTCGAGGCGCCACGCGAGTGGCGCACGATCGACTTCATCTCCGACATCCACCTCGCGCCGTCGCTGCCGCGCACCGCGGCGGCCTGGCGCGAGCACCTGCTGCACACCCGCGCCGACGCCGTCTTCATGCTCGGCGACCTGTTCGAGGCCTGGGTCGGCGACGACATGCGCAGCCGGCCCTTCGAGGCCGAATGCGCCGAGGTGCTGGCCGAAGCCGCCAGCTGCCGCAGCCTGGCCTTCATGGCCGGCAACCGCGATTTCCTCGTCGGTGCGCGCCTGTTGCGCGAGACCGGCGTGATGGGCCTGGCCGACCCGACGGTGCTCGACGCCTGGGGCCGGCGCGTGCTGCTGACGCACGGCGACGCGCTGTGCCTGGACGACCGTGACTACCTCGCGTTCCGCGCGACGGTGCGCGACGAGGCCTGGCAGCGCGAGTTCCTCGCCCGGCCGCTGGACGAGCGCCTGCTGATCGCCGCCGACATCCGCCGCCGCAGCGAAGCGCGCCAGGACGACGCCGCGCGCTACGCCGACGTCGACACCGCGGCCGCGGTCGCGTGGATGCACGCCGTCGGCACCGCCGAGCTGGTGCACGGCCATACCCATCGCCCGGGCAGCGAAACGCTGGCGCCGGGCTACCGCCGCCACGTGCTCACCGACTGGGACCTCGACGACCCGCGCGCTCCGCGCGCCGAGGTGCTGCGTCTGACACGCGACGGCTTCCAACGCGTGCCGCCGGCCACGGCGGACGGCGCCTGA